A stretch of the Archangium violaceum genome encodes the following:
- the hisN gene encoding histidinol-phosphatase — translation MDAQALMQAAEEVARRSGDVALGFFRQGVTVDTKGDGTPVTVADRTAEKTAREWIESHFPEDGILGEEFGETRPGAKRRWILDPIDGTKTFIRGVPLWGTLVAVAEGERILAGAAYFPPVADMLVAAPGQGCWWNGKRTRVSAEADLSRALVLSTDERFQVHPERGVKWRALTAKASIARTWGDCYGYLLVATGRAEAMIDEILSPWDAAALQPIIEEAGGVFTDWTGTRTSFGGNAIATNAALAGQVRELLGATTRG, via the coding sequence ATGGATGCGCAGGCGTTGATGCAGGCGGCGGAGGAAGTGGCTCGCAGGTCGGGAGACGTGGCGCTCGGGTTCTTCCGCCAGGGCGTCACGGTGGACACCAAGGGGGACGGCACGCCGGTGACGGTGGCGGACCGGACCGCCGAGAAGACGGCCCGCGAGTGGATCGAGTCCCACTTCCCCGAGGACGGCATCCTCGGGGAGGAGTTCGGTGAGACGCGGCCCGGAGCGAAGCGCCGGTGGATTCTGGATCCCATCGACGGCACGAAGACGTTCATCCGCGGCGTGCCGCTGTGGGGCACGCTGGTGGCCGTGGCCGAGGGCGAGCGGATCCTCGCGGGCGCGGCGTACTTCCCGCCAGTGGCCGACATGCTGGTGGCGGCGCCGGGGCAGGGGTGCTGGTGGAACGGGAAGCGGACGCGGGTGTCCGCCGAGGCGGATCTGTCCCGGGCGCTGGTGCTGTCCACCGACGAGCGCTTCCAGGTGCACCCGGAGCGCGGGGTGAAGTGGCGGGCGCTGACGGCGAAGGCCTCCATCGCCCGGACGTGGGGTGACTGCTACGGCTACCTGCTGGTGGCCACGGGGCGGGCGGAGGCGATGATCGACGAGATCCTGTCTCCGTGGGACGCGGCGGCGTTGCAGCCCATCATCGAGGAAGCGGGCGGAGTATTCACGGACTGGACGGGGACGAGGACCTCGTTCGGCGGCAACGCGATCGCGACGAACGCGGCGCTCGCGGGCCAGGTGCGCGAGCTGCTGGGCGCGACGACGAGGGGATGA